A genomic segment from Syntrophorhabdaceae bacterium encodes:
- the cysE gene encoding serine O-acetyltransferase codes for MVSTIREDIEATFEHDPAARSVMEVIFCYPGFHAVLFYRFSHWFWVHKMYFLGRLISHIGRFFTGIEIHPGAVIGRRFFIDHGMGVVIGETSEIGDNVTIYHGVTLGGTTWKKIKRHPTIGNNVVIGTGAKVLGPVKVGDNTKIGANSVVVSEIPPNSIVVGIPGKVVFRVEGEERIQMDTGFMPDPQSRAIASLLERVKVIEEKIALNEKEEKK; via the coding sequence ATGGTGTCCACTATCCGTGAAGACATTGAGGCAACCTTCGAGCATGATCCGGCTGCACGAAGCGTCATGGAGGTTATCTTTTGTTATCCCGGATTCCATGCCGTGCTTTTCTACCGCTTCAGTCACTGGTTCTGGGTTCATAAGATGTACTTTTTGGGCAGGTTGATATCGCATATAGGGAGGTTCTTCACAGGGATCGAGATCCATCCCGGCGCCGTGATCGGCAGGAGGTTTTTTATAGACCACGGGATGGGAGTGGTGATCGGGGAGACCTCCGAGATCGGTGATAACGTTACCATATACCATGGCGTAACCCTTGGAGGTACTACGTGGAAGAAGATCAAGAGGCACCCGACCATCGGAAACAATGTCGTCATCGGAACAGGGGCAAAGGTCCTCGGTCCTGTAAAGGTCGGCGATAATACGAAGATCGGGGCAAACTCCGTGGTTGTCAGCGAAATCCCCCCCAACTCCATCGTTGTAGGCATTCCCGGTAAGGTTGTCTTCCGCGTTGAAGGTGAAGAAAGGATCCAGATGGATACGGGTTTTATGCCTGATCCTCAATCACGGGCCATTGCCTCCCTCCTTGAGAGGGTGAAGGTGATCGAGGAGAAGATCGCGTTGAATGAAAAAGAGGAGAAAAAGTAG
- a CDS encoding UPF0280 family protein — protein MYEERFYRGIAKPEDLICYEVQYKETDLFCCTREDFHGFIMGKVLFYRNQLEEYIKSRPEFRDSLVPIGDDLFAPRMVREMIEASRIIGVGPMATVAGAMAEFIGRDIAPLSDEYIIENGGDIYLRTDAERIVEVYAKDSPFSERIGISVKPDDRPCGICTSSGTVGHSLSFGKADAVCIVGRSSLFTDGLATCLGNIVKKKDDIPTAIEKGKAFHGVMGILIIFGESLGVWGDLEIVEI, from the coding sequence ATGTACGAAGAACGATTTTACAGGGGAATTGCAAAACCTGAAGACCTCATCTGCTATGAAGTACAGTACAAAGAAACAGACCTTTTTTGCTGTACACGGGAAGACTTCCATGGTTTTATTATGGGGAAGGTCCTTTTTTACCGGAACCAGCTTGAAGAATATATCAAATCAAGGCCGGAATTCAGGGACAGCCTTGTGCCCATCGGAGATGATCTTTTTGCGCCCCGGATGGTGAGAGAGATGATAGAGGCCTCACGGATCATTGGAGTTGGTCCCATGGCAACGGTTGCAGGGGCAATGGCGGAGTTCATAGGCAGAGACATTGCGCCGCTTTCTGACGAATATATCATTGAAAACGGCGGCGATATTTATCTCAGGACTGATGCCGAGAGGATCGTCGAGGTCTACGCTAAGGACTCTCCCTTTAGCGAACGAATCGGCATCTCGGTGAAGCCCGACGACAGGCCCTGCGGGATCTGTACATCTTCAGGAACGGTCGGTCATTCTTTAAGCTTCGGAAAAGCTGATGCGGTATGTATCGTCGGAAGGTCTTCGCTTTTTACCGATGGACTTGCAACCTGCCTCGGTAATATTGTAAAAAAGAAGGACGACATCCCGACGGCAATCGAAAAAGGGAAAGCGTTCCACGGTGTCATGGGTATCCTGATAATCTTTGGCGAATCCCTTGGTGTTTGGGGCGATCTGGAGATAGTGGAAATATAA
- a CDS encoding 4Fe-4S binding protein, giving the protein MKKRMILRFKRNTIDKPVVYGLVKNYNLVVNILRANISPKAESMMVLELEGAESDFERGIHYLGNLNIDTEPIEQDINRDELKCVHCGVCTSVCAPDALYIRDRSTMKVEFDYERCVACELCVKVCPVKAMSVFFD; this is encoded by the coding sequence ATGAAAAAGAGGATGATTTTACGGTTCAAGCGAAATACGATTGATAAACCTGTAGTGTACGGGCTTGTGAAGAATTACAACCTTGTGGTGAATATCCTGAGGGCGAACATCTCTCCGAAGGCCGAGTCCATGATGGTCCTTGAACTTGAAGGTGCGGAAAGCGACTTTGAAAGGGGCATACACTACCTCGGGAATCTGAATATCGATACGGAACCTATCGAACAGGATATCAACCGGGATGAGCTGAAATGTGTTCACTGCGGTGTCTGTACGAGCGTCTGCGCCCCGGATGCGTTATACATCCGGGACAGAAGCACCATGAAAGTAGAATTTGACTATGAGCGATGTGTCGCCTGCGAGCTCTGTGTGAAGGTATGTCCTGTAAAGGCGATGAGCGTCTTTTTCGATTAG